Proteins encoded in a region of the Stieleria neptunia genome:
- a CDS encoding GNAT family N-acetyltransferase has translation MVESSIMGMTYFKRYRMEFDLRDWRGEDPRLPEGYEILPYLPGLLREHAIAKFNSFKEELDANVFPCLSRRDGCLRLMREITSRGDFVPDATWLIRALETDPKTGAVQSYAVGTIQGLSTEGWGSIQNVGIDPAHRGKGLGSILLSKAATGFRAVGLERMHLEVTTENTGAVRLYERLGFKRSSVVYKAAEVAGASA, from the coding sequence ATGGTAGAATCAAGCATCATGGGCATGACGTATTTCAAACGATACCGGATGGAATTTGACCTTCGCGATTGGCGTGGGGAGGATCCGCGTCTGCCCGAAGGTTACGAGATCTTGCCCTACCTGCCGGGGCTGCTGCGGGAACACGCGATCGCCAAGTTCAATAGTTTCAAGGAGGAATTGGACGCGAACGTTTTCCCGTGCTTGTCTCGACGCGACGGCTGTTTGCGTCTGATGCGTGAGATCACCAGCCGCGGGGATTTCGTCCCCGACGCGACCTGGTTGATCCGTGCACTCGAAACCGATCCGAAAACCGGCGCGGTCCAGTCCTATGCCGTCGGAACCATCCAGGGGCTTTCCACCGAAGGCTGGGGCTCGATCCAGAATGTCGGCATCGATCCGGCGCATCGAGGCAAAGGCTTGGGATCGATTCTGCTGTCCAAGGCTGCAACGGGTTTTCGCGCCGTCGGCTTGGAGCGGATGCACCTGGAAGTCACGACGGAGAACACCGGCGCGGTGCGTTTGTACGAACGCCTGGGATTCAAGCGATCCAGTGTCGTCTACAAGGCGGCGGAAGTCGCCGGGGCGAGCGCGTAA
- the miaA gene encoding tRNA (adenosine(37)-N6)-dimethylallyltransferase MiaA: MSDPTATTFPSLVQETIVLTGPTASGKTSLALQLAEAIGGEILSLDSIAVYRHMDIGTAKPSAADRSRVPHYLLDLADPNQDYSVACYLAEAHQRVREISGRGKRPIFVGGTPMFLKAVLRGFDVGPPPDWEFRESVQRDLETFGAEALRQRLVQVDPISAARIAPGDTRRMIRALEVSKHTGMPLSHRQVQFDRHVDAASCCVFALQHDRGKLHQRINRRVEQMFERGLIAEVEQLVERYGSLSRTASQAVGYREVLDWRAAGGGPTDELKDLVATHTRQLAKRQETWFRSFTEITSVPMDQLNDESAALEFVRGHIQRMDTAT; the protein is encoded by the coding sequence ATGTCCGATCCGACTGCAACGACTTTTCCATCCCTGGTTCAAGAAACCATTGTTCTGACCGGCCCGACGGCCTCGGGAAAAACATCGCTGGCGTTGCAACTGGCCGAAGCGATCGGGGGCGAAATTTTATCGCTCGATTCGATCGCGGTGTATCGACACATGGACATCGGGACGGCCAAGCCGAGTGCCGCCGATCGCTCCCGGGTGCCCCACTACCTGCTCGATTTGGCCGATCCCAATCAGGACTACAGCGTCGCGTGTTACCTGGCCGAAGCCCATCAACGCGTTCGCGAGATCAGCGGCCGCGGCAAACGCCCGATCTTTGTCGGCGGAACACCGATGTTCCTCAAGGCGGTCTTGAGGGGATTTGATGTCGGGCCGCCGCCGGACTGGGAATTTCGCGAATCGGTGCAGCGCGATCTCGAGACCTTCGGCGCCGAAGCGCTCCGTCAGCGACTGGTTCAAGTCGATCCCATTTCGGCCGCGCGGATCGCGCCGGGTGACACGCGTCGGATGATCCGGGCGCTGGAGGTATCCAAGCACACCGGAATGCCGCTCAGTCATCGACAGGTTCAATTCGACCGCCACGTCGACGCCGCGTCCTGTTGCGTGTTCGCATTGCAACACGATCGCGGCAAACTTCACCAACGGATCAACCGCCGTGTCGAGCAGATGTTTGAACGCGGCTTGATCGCAGAAGTCGAACAACTGGTCGAGCGTTACGGCTCGTTATCCCGGACCGCCTCCCAAGCGGTCGGCTATCGCGAAGTCCTCGACTGGAGAGCCGCGGGCGGTGGCCCCACCGATGAGCTGAAAGACCTGGTCGCGACCCACACCCGACAGCTCGCCAAACGCCAAGAGACCTGGTTCCGATCGTTCACCGAAATCACGTCCGTCCCAATGGATCAACTCAACGACGAATCCGCAGCCCTGGAGTTCGTGCGCGGCCACATCCAGCGGATGGATACCGCAACCTAG
- a CDS encoding transposase has protein sequence MRQRAMLVANASEHIQRMQKAMMEMNVQLHHVISDITGTTGLAILDAIVAGSRDPHLLAKLRDPRCKNDESTIAKALEGNWREEHVFALKQALELYRFYGSKLSEVDSKLEEHLGTFSDRSDGEILPKLKAPKAGSNSPRFDMRNQLYRVLGVDMTTIDGISGQSAITLISEIGTDMSRWATEKHFTSWLCLCPGSKKTGGKLLSGKTRTSANRAAAALRTAAASLARSNCALGAFFRRIRSRLGSPKAITATAHKLAKIVYGMLKYGREYVDVGNDYYEQQYKKRAMENLAKRAAALNLRVVPNELAG, from the coding sequence ATGCGGCAACGAGCCATGCTCGTCGCCAACGCGAGCGAGCATATCCAACGGATGCAGAAGGCGATGATGGAAATGAATGTCCAGCTCCATCACGTCATTTCGGACATCACCGGCACCACTGGCCTTGCCATTTTGGATGCCATTGTTGCGGGCAGTCGAGACCCTCACCTACTCGCAAAACTTCGCGATCCAAGGTGCAAAAATGACGAGTCGACGATCGCGAAAGCTCTGGAAGGCAATTGGCGTGAAGAACATGTATTTGCGTTAAAACAGGCTCTGGAACTGTACCGTTTTTACGGTTCCAAACTGTCGGAAGTCGATTCCAAGCTTGAAGAACATTTGGGTACATTTTCCGACCGAAGTGACGGTGAGATTCTGCCGAAGCTGAAGGCTCCTAAAGCTGGAAGCAATAGCCCCCGGTTCGATATGCGCAATCAGCTCTACCGGGTGCTGGGCGTCGACATGACGACCATTGATGGGATTAGCGGTCAATCCGCAATCACACTGATTTCTGAAATCGGTACCGACATGAGTAGGTGGGCAACAGAGAAGCATTTCACTTCTTGGCTTTGCCTATGTCCGGGCAGTAAGAAGACAGGTGGGAAATTGCTCAGTGGTAAAACACGTACAAGTGCGAACCGAGCCGCCGCCGCACTTCGAACAGCCGCCGCGTCCCTGGCACGATCAAACTGCGCCTTAGGAGCGTTCTTTCGCAGGATCCGTTCCCGTCTTGGTTCACCCAAAGCGATCACGGCGACGGCCCACAAGCTCGCGAAAATAGTTTATGGGATGCTGAAGTACGGGAGGGAATATGTCGATGTCGGCAACGACTATTACGAACAGCAATACAAGAAGCGAGCAATGGAAAACCTGGCGAAACGGGCAGCTGCACTCAACCTGCGAGTGGTCCCCAATGAACTAGCTGGGTAG
- a CDS encoding response regulator, with protein sequence MTLRILIVDDSPEDCEVYRRLLGQQAWNEYEVAEADCGEDGLEACRDRPPDCILLDYNLPDLDGLEFLTELRQSIPEHHLAVVMLTGQGNESIAVEAMKKGAQDYLVKGELTSDNLQRAVCNAVEKVSLQREVELQREELKQRNEQLQLAKEAAEAANRAKSDFLANMSHEIRTPMNGIIGMTELLLSTRHTAEQNEYLSMVKDSADALLRLLNDILDFSKIEAGKLALEATHFNLRDCIGKTGQTLGIRAADKSLELHCRIDPKLPEYLLGDAGRLRQIIVNLAGNAIKFTSEGEVVIDVAEEDRIDDQVRLHVSVSDTGIGIAPEHQKNVFGVFEQADSSITRKFGGTGLGLAISSQLVAMMDGQIWLESELGKGTTFHFTCVFGLGTQQPTAPPIDRSALEGLTTLVVDDNLTNRRILEEILTNWKMQPKTVESGAAALSELARATTDGRPYQLVLLDAMMPEMDGFELAERIHAEQRIDRCTLVMISSAARPGDADRCRELGILRYMTKPVVQSELLETLLDVFGEQAAKDRASQPDSADQAEASTGLKILLAEDGLVNQRVAVGLLQMRGHFVTIANNGKEAVDAVRSERFDVVLMDVQMPEMDGLEATIAIRELEKPNERHTPIIAMTAAAMKGDREKCLQVGMDGYISKPIDPEQLTSTLKEISPAESDPESAAAADVVQSGPPPETSDVIDLEFAQTRIPGGAQGVKEVAQLLIDECPKMIHEIREGLANQDANQVRRGAHTLKGSADWFAAKRVVATAKRLEHHAHDGDLVSASAVLPELEAEVRQLVDAVKELTKPVVPQ encoded by the coding sequence ATGACGCTCCGTATCTTGATCGTCGACGACAGCCCCGAAGACTGTGAGGTCTACCGACGATTGCTGGGCCAGCAAGCCTGGAACGAATACGAGGTGGCCGAAGCGGATTGCGGCGAAGATGGGCTGGAGGCTTGCCGGGACCGCCCGCCGGACTGCATTCTGCTCGACTACAATCTGCCCGACCTGGACGGCCTGGAGTTCCTCACCGAACTCCGTCAGTCGATCCCCGAGCACCATCTGGCCGTCGTGATGTTGACCGGCCAGGGCAACGAATCGATCGCCGTGGAAGCGATGAAGAAGGGTGCCCAGGATTATCTGGTCAAGGGCGAACTGACTTCGGACAACCTGCAACGGGCCGTCTGCAACGCCGTCGAAAAGGTCAGCCTGCAACGCGAGGTCGAACTGCAACGCGAAGAGCTGAAGCAGCGCAACGAACAGTTGCAGCTGGCCAAGGAAGCCGCCGAGGCCGCCAACCGCGCCAAGAGCGATTTCCTGGCCAACATGAGTCATGAAATCCGCACGCCGATGAACGGCATCATCGGCATGACCGAGTTGCTGCTCAGCACCCGACACACCGCGGAACAGAATGAATACCTGTCGATGGTCAAAGACTCCGCCGACGCGCTGCTTCGACTGCTCAACGACATCCTGGATTTTTCCAAGATCGAAGCCGGCAAGCTTGCCTTGGAGGCGACGCATTTCAACTTGCGCGATTGCATCGGCAAGACCGGACAAACCTTGGGGATTCGTGCGGCCGACAAATCGTTGGAACTGCATTGCCGGATCGACCCGAAACTACCGGAATACCTGCTCGGGGACGCCGGGCGACTGCGCCAAATCATCGTCAACCTTGCCGGAAACGCCATCAAATTCACCAGCGAAGGTGAAGTCGTCATCGATGTGGCCGAAGAAGACCGGATTGACGATCAGGTGCGATTGCATGTCTCGGTGTCCGACACGGGAATCGGCATCGCGCCGGAGCACCAGAAGAATGTGTTTGGGGTGTTCGAACAGGCGGATTCCTCGATCACGCGAAAGTTCGGCGGCACGGGACTGGGGCTGGCCATTTCCTCGCAACTCGTGGCGATGATGGACGGACAAATTTGGTTGGAAAGCGAACTCGGTAAGGGCACCACGTTTCATTTCACCTGCGTGTTCGGTCTCGGTACCCAACAGCCGACTGCGCCGCCGATCGACCGCTCGGCGCTGGAAGGGTTGACGACACTGGTCGTCGACGACAACTTGACCAACCGTCGAATCCTGGAAGAGATTTTGACGAATTGGAAAATGCAGCCGAAAACGGTCGAAAGCGGTGCGGCTGCCTTGAGTGAACTGGCGCGGGCGACGACCGATGGCCGACCCTATCAGCTTGTGCTGCTCGATGCGATGATGCCCGAGATGGACGGATTTGAATTGGCCGAACGCATCCACGCGGAGCAGCGCATCGACCGCTGCACCCTGGTCATGATCTCCTCGGCGGCGCGGCCCGGCGATGCAGACCGCTGCCGCGAACTGGGGATCCTCCGGTACATGACCAAGCCGGTCGTCCAGTCGGAGTTGCTCGAGACGCTGCTGGATGTGTTCGGCGAACAGGCCGCGAAGGACCGTGCATCGCAACCCGATTCGGCCGACCAGGCAGAAGCGTCCACGGGGCTGAAGATCCTGCTGGCCGAAGATGGTCTGGTCAACCAACGTGTCGCCGTCGGGCTGCTGCAGATGCGGGGGCACTTCGTCACGATCGCCAACAACGGCAAAGAAGCCGTCGACGCGGTTCGCAGCGAACGCTTTGACGTCGTGCTGATGGACGTGCAAATGCCCGAAATGGACGGCTTGGAAGCAACGATCGCGATTCGTGAACTGGAGAAACCGAACGAACGACACACACCGATCATTGCGATGACCGCGGCGGCGATGAAAGGCGACCGCGAAAAGTGCTTGCAGGTCGGCATGGACGGCTATATCTCCAAACCGATCGACCCCGAACAACTCACCAGCACCCTCAAAGAGATTTCACCAGCCGAATCCGATCCCGAATCCGCTGCCGCTGCCGACGTGGTGCAGTCCGGCCCGCCACCGGAAACCTCCGACGTGATCGATCTGGAATTCGCCCAGACACGAATTCCCGGTGGAGCCCAGGGCGTCAAGGAAGTGGCGCAGCTGTTGATCGATGAATGCCCGAAGATGATCCATGAAATCAGGGAAGGCCTGGCCAACCAGGACGCCAATCAGGTCCGACGCGGAGCGCACACGCTGAAGGGGTCCGCCGATTGGTTTGCCGCCAAGCGGGTTGTCGCGACGGCAAAACGATTGGAACATCACGCCCACGACGGAGACCTGGTCTCCGCCTCCGCGGTCTTACCAGAGCTTGAAGCCGAGGTGCGGCAACTCGTCGATGCCGTCAAAGAGCTGACCAAGCCCGTCGTCCCACAATAG
- a CDS encoding response regulator, translated as MVDWSNQPILIVEDSPEDFEATVRALRSSGLRNSLYRCSDGDEALDYLHRRGDYASVDSAPRPGIILLDLNLPGTDGREVLEEIKQDHELKRIPVVVLTTSTDERDIEACYEFGANSYIQKPVDLAGFVNAIQRLKDYWFQIVVFPKTDD; from the coding sequence ATGGTCGACTGGAGCAATCAACCGATCCTGATCGTCGAAGATAGTCCGGAGGACTTCGAAGCGACCGTCCGCGCCCTGAGGTCCTCGGGGCTGCGCAATTCGCTGTATCGATGCAGCGACGGTGACGAGGCACTCGATTACCTACACCGCCGTGGCGATTACGCATCGGTCGACAGCGCGCCCCGTCCGGGGATCATCCTGTTGGACCTGAACCTGCCCGGGACCGATGGCCGCGAAGTGCTCGAAGAGATCAAGCAAGATCATGAACTGAAGCGAATCCCCGTGGTCGTGCTGACGACATCGACCGACGAACGGGACATCGAAGCGTGTTATGAGTTTGGGGCCAACAGCTACATCCAAAAACCGGTGGATTTGGCCGGATTCGTCAACGCGATTCAGCGGCTGAAGGATTACTGGTTCCAAATCGTGGTGTTCCCCAAGACCGACGACTGA
- a CDS encoding ATP-binding protein has product MRPLRDLSIRFKLTASLVIVVSIALVMSTIAGLVEQHESAKAALETQISVLADVLGDASMTALKFSDAELGNEVLAIVKREPKVVFAQTFDADSESFAIYKASASVSENVQFSWEKDQAIFHGGFLHVFKKIGDPKEPRGAIYLRASLDELYAQSIRRIRLALLSLLICLGIAVLLGFLVQRAIARPIRELAAATEKVARQGDYSAHVYSNANDEIGVLCNGFNTMLDQIQQRDQELETHRTHLEDLVQERTSRLEAQTQQLTDSNAQLERSNQELDDFAYIVSHDLKEPLRGISRYSSFIAEDYAGKLDEAGHEKLETLQRLCLRQENLIDSLLHYSRVGRAELAIAPTDLNDVIEQVLDMMHVTLEEQRVEVRVPRHLPTVACDSVRIVEVFRNLITNAVKYNDKAEKWIEIGFQQHGESGENDGNQTGFVFYVRDNGIGIREKHQESVFRIFKRLHARDKYGGGTGAGLTFVKKIVERHGGKIWPESTYGEGTTFYFTLDKGVVA; this is encoded by the coding sequence ATGCGACCACTACGAGACCTGTCGATTCGATTTAAATTGACAGCGTCTCTGGTCATCGTGGTCAGCATCGCGCTGGTGATGTCGACCATCGCAGGGCTCGTGGAACAGCATGAATCGGCCAAAGCGGCCCTGGAGACACAGATTTCCGTCCTGGCAGACGTGCTCGGCGATGCCAGCATGACGGCCTTGAAATTCAGTGACGCGGAGCTCGGCAACGAAGTCCTCGCGATCGTAAAGCGCGAACCGAAGGTTGTTTTTGCGCAAACCTTCGATGCCGATAGCGAGTCGTTTGCGATCTACAAAGCGTCGGCATCAGTTTCCGAGAACGTGCAATTTTCCTGGGAGAAAGATCAGGCCATTTTCCATGGCGGCTTCCTGCATGTGTTCAAGAAGATCGGCGATCCGAAAGAACCACGGGGAGCAATCTACCTGCGCGCCAGCCTGGACGAACTGTATGCTCAATCGATCCGGAGAATTCGACTCGCACTCCTGTCTCTGTTGATTTGTCTCGGCATCGCCGTGCTGCTCGGTTTTCTTGTGCAGCGGGCGATCGCCAGACCGATCCGCGAATTGGCCGCCGCGACTGAAAAGGTTGCCCGACAAGGGGATTACTCCGCTCACGTTTACAGCAATGCCAATGATGAGATCGGCGTGCTGTGCAACGGTTTCAACACCATGCTGGATCAGATTCAACAGCGGGATCAAGAGCTGGAGACGCATCGCACGCACCTGGAGGACTTGGTCCAAGAGCGAACCAGCCGGCTCGAAGCGCAGACACAGCAGCTGACCGATTCCAACGCACAACTCGAACGCAGCAACCAAGAACTCGATGACTTTGCCTACATCGTCTCCCATGATTTGAAGGAACCGTTGCGCGGGATCTCACGTTACTCCTCGTTTATTGCCGAAGACTATGCGGGGAAACTGGACGAGGCCGGACACGAAAAACTCGAGACGCTGCAGCGGTTGTGTTTGCGTCAGGAAAACCTGATCGATTCGCTGCTGCATTACTCCCGCGTCGGTCGCGCCGAATTGGCGATCGCCCCGACCGACTTGAACGACGTCATCGAACAGGTTCTGGATATGATGCACGTCACACTGGAAGAACAGCGCGTCGAGGTGCGAGTTCCGCGACATTTGCCCACCGTCGCGTGCGACTCGGTCCGAATCGTTGAAGTTTTTCGCAATCTGATCACGAATGCGGTAAAGTACAATGACAAGGCGGAGAAGTGGATCGAAATCGGTTTTCAGCAACACGGCGAGTCCGGCGAAAACGATGGCAACCAAACCGGCTTCGTGTTTTACGTCCGTGACAACGGGATCGGCATCCGAGAAAAGCACCAGGAGTCTGTCTTTCGGATTTTCAAACGGCTTCACGCCCGCGACAAGTATGGCGGCGGAACCGGCGCGGGACTGACGTTTGTGAAGAAAATTGTGGAGCGACATGGTGGTAAAATATGGCCGGAATCGACGTACGGTGAAGGCACCACGTTTTATTTCACGCTCGATAAAGGAGTCGTCGCGTGA
- a CDS encoding YfiR family protein codes for MRRSLVLLCVSFVCGALMGERVTSAQRPAPPNEYDLKAGYFYYFGDLVKWPNPPFPGADNDFVIGVLGSNSFGQYLGPAGNGFAINSGLFKVPVTVIQGKKIKVVQYDSVAEFERNYQPCHILFISRNSTPGIFGETVLDRVNAALQKTKGQPVLLVGEANGKAESLAYARSGVIICYWNDLQARKLKMIINQTSALRERLDISARLLGLKIVTTL; via the coding sequence ATGCGCCGTTCACTTGTATTGCTGTGTGTTTCCTTCGTCTGTGGGGCGTTGATGGGTGAACGCGTCACCAGCGCGCAGCGGCCGGCCCCGCCAAACGAATATGATCTGAAAGCGGGCTATTTCTATTACTTTGGCGACTTGGTCAAATGGCCCAATCCGCCCTTTCCGGGAGCGGACAATGATTTCGTGATTGGTGTGTTGGGCAGCAATTCGTTCGGACAGTACCTGGGACCCGCGGGAAACGGATTCGCCATCAATTCAGGCCTGTTCAAAGTGCCTGTGACGGTCATTCAGGGAAAGAAGATCAAGGTTGTCCAGTACGATTCGGTCGCGGAGTTTGAGCGAAACTATCAACCTTGCCACATCTTGTTTATCTCACGAAACTCCACGCCAGGGATTTTTGGGGAGACCGTTTTGGATCGGGTCAATGCGGCGTTGCAGAAGACCAAAGGTCAACCGGTGCTGCTGGTCGGAGAGGCGAATGGAAAGGCGGAGTCGTTAGCGTACGCCAGATCCGGTGTGATCATCTGCTACTGGAATGATCTTCAAGCGCGGAAACTCAAAATGATCATTAATCAGACATCTGCGCTGCGTGAGCGATTGGACATCAGTGCTCGATTGCTGGGCTTGAAGATCGTCACCACGCTTTAA
- a CDS encoding TonB-dependent receptor plug domain-containing protein, which translates to MKRTTLAALCCLGLSLETWSVGQEPAPGRLGFVAIGQLGDGGQQTPGELVPATVEPLTDGGEDAENPDDANAAPADTEPPAETEPPAEDQPAGEDQESPADSLGFDLPSLEEFAEQPLLVPVEAPATLATLDTIDEIAPVSIGGGIPAISRITPAAVTRIGAPTIWSSGARNLDELLDILVPNFQHVHQVATGPKMGMRGIISDRDDKILLKVNGRIMNNRGESGAYHERDLPLLGDLHIVDVLRGPGGATDGPGAIAGVINLQTHTGLTFQGLDATVRQGFIDEFTATELRYGRKFDEDSGVFVYYGIATQDGADPSDAPLVFGSSFTARDNIPVTAGQPVTFPLQDDGRGYRSKPKHKLHAQVTEGNLNAWVRYTRGGQQIDPDRRDVALAPAGEASPGDSFDDLLTSQAGYQQLTFAGKYLFECSDNLNIEWMASWDLFDFERFTPQDGIITNREDEFYTRLLARWTPNERHTLAFGTALSYEWFGLPSPGYPGLPANVEGVPANIEGPWETDTFSLMGEYVLRFNERWTAFAGLRSDKHSYSEWLLSPRTALVFAPNEQDTYKAIWSVANRRATDGDLRRQFVETGSFSEAEENESAEFRYERRPCDHLFFAASGFYQYYTAIGFNPTPTVRRQTVLGKFKMAGLELESSYRTDCYQWSLSHSYTQLIDGFLPDITRNQGISAEPYGFGNDLVSWSPHLTKLYANRDWNPLWSTSASLRAYWGFPGDEDLANYNASLPASNGFLPLADPGYKKAFRGSYFVDFGIQRKICCGQGQMRLDFYNVLGWIDQDLNKRNVLRRAYYRSEAAAIALTVQRTF; encoded by the coding sequence ATGAAACGAACAACGCTCGCTGCATTGTGCTGTCTCGGGTTGAGCCTGGAGACGTGGTCGGTTGGACAGGAACCCGCACCCGGTCGACTCGGATTCGTCGCCATCGGGCAATTGGGTGACGGCGGCCAGCAGACGCCTGGCGAATTGGTGCCGGCGACGGTGGAGCCGCTGACCGACGGCGGAGAAGACGCCGAGAATCCAGACGACGCAAACGCCGCGCCTGCCGACACCGAGCCGCCTGCCGAGACCGAGCCGCCTGCCGAGGATCAGCCGGCAGGTGAAGACCAAGAATCGCCGGCCGATTCGCTCGGTTTTGACCTGCCCTCGCTGGAAGAATTCGCCGAGCAACCCCTGTTGGTTCCCGTCGAGGCGCCGGCAACGCTGGCGACGCTGGACACCATTGACGAAATCGCGCCCGTGTCGATCGGCGGCGGCATTCCGGCGATTTCTCGAATCACGCCGGCCGCGGTCACACGGATCGGGGCCCCCACGATCTGGTCCTCCGGGGCGCGCAACCTGGACGAACTGCTGGATATTCTGGTGCCCAATTTCCAGCATGTTCATCAAGTGGCCACCGGTCCCAAGATGGGCATGCGGGGCATCATCAGCGACCGCGACGACAAAATTCTGTTGAAGGTCAACGGCCGGATCATGAACAACCGGGGAGAATCCGGTGCGTACCACGAGCGTGATCTGCCGCTACTGGGTGATCTTCACATCGTCGACGTGCTCCGCGGGCCCGGCGGGGCGACCGACGGTCCGGGGGCCATTGCCGGTGTGATCAACTTGCAAACGCACACCGGTCTGACGTTCCAGGGACTCGACGCCACGGTCCGGCAGGGATTCATTGACGAATTCACGGCGACCGAGTTGCGTTACGGCCGCAAGTTCGATGAAGATTCCGGCGTGTTCGTCTACTACGGCATCGCGACCCAGGACGGCGCGGATCCATCCGATGCGCCGCTGGTCTTCGGAAGCAGCTTCACCGCCAGAGACAACATCCCGGTCACGGCGGGCCAGCCGGTCACGTTCCCACTGCAGGACGACGGCCGCGGGTACCGTTCCAAACCGAAACACAAGTTGCACGCACAAGTGACCGAAGGCAATCTCAACGCCTGGGTCCGGTACACGCGTGGCGGTCAACAGATCGATCCCGATCGGCGTGACGTCGCCCTCGCGCCGGCGGGAGAGGCAAGTCCCGGAGATAGTTTTGACGACTTGCTCACCTCCCAAGCCGGCTATCAACAACTGACGTTTGCCGGCAAGTACTTGTTTGAGTGCAGCGACAATCTGAATATCGAGTGGATGGCCAGTTGGGATCTTTTTGACTTCGAACGCTTCACCCCACAAGACGGCATCATCACCAACCGTGAAGATGAGTTTTACACGCGTCTGCTGGCCCGTTGGACGCCCAACGAGCGGCATACCCTGGCGTTCGGCACCGCGTTGTCCTACGAGTGGTTCGGGTTGCCGAGTCCCGGATATCCCGGTTTGCCGGCCAACGTCGAAGGCGTGCCTGCGAACATCGAAGGCCCCTGGGAAACGGATACGTTTTCGTTGATGGGCGAATACGTGCTGCGTTTCAACGAGCGTTGGACCGCGTTCGCCGGACTCCGCAGCGACAAACACTCCTACAGTGAATGGCTGCTTTCGCCACGGACGGCATTGGTCTTCGCCCCCAACGAACAAGACACGTACAAAGCGATCTGGTCGGTAGCCAATCGACGTGCGACCGATGGCGACCTGAGGCGCCAGTTCGTCGAAACAGGATCCTTTAGTGAGGCGGAAGAAAACGAAAGTGCCGAGTTCCGCTACGAGCGACGGCCCTGCGATCATCTTTTCTTCGCGGCCAGCGGCTTCTACCAGTACTACACCGCGATCGGATTCAATCCCACACCGACCGTGCGACGGCAGACGGTGTTGGGTAAATTCAAGATGGCCGGTTTGGAACTGGAATCGTCTTACCGGACCGACTGCTACCAATGGTCACTCTCGCACTCCTACACCCAGCTGATCGACGGTTTTCTGCCGGACATCACGCGGAACCAAGGCATTAGCGCCGAACCGTATGGATTCGGCAACGATCTGGTGAGTTGGTCGCCCCATTTGACGAAGCTTTACGCCAACCGAGACTGGAACCCGCTCTGGAGCACCAGCGCATCGCTGCGTGCCTACTGGGGCTTTCCCGGCGACGAAGACTTGGCCAACTACAACGCCAGCTTGCCCGCCTCCAACGGATTTTTGCCGCTGGCCGATCCGGGTTACAAAAAAGCCTTCCGCGGCAGCTACTTCGTCGACTTCGGCATCCAACGCAAAATCTGTTGTGGTCAAGGTCAGATGCGGTTGGACTTTTACAACGTGCTCGGCTGGATCGACCAAGACCTGAACAAACGCAATGTGCTGCGACGCGCCTACTACCGCAGCGAGGCGGCGGCGATCGCGTTGACGGTCCAGCGGACGTTTTAG